The sequence GCATGCGCGAGGCCAGCCCCTCGGGCCGGAACTCCTCGAGCCGGTCCGAGGCTTCGCCCATGCCGACGAACTTGATGGGCTTGCCGGTCACCTCCTTCACGGAGAGGGTGGAGCCGCCCCGCGTGTCGCCGTCGAGCTTGGTCATGATGAAGCCGTCCACGTCCAGCCGGCGGTTGAACTCGGTGGACATCTTCACGGCGTCCTGCCCGATCATGGCGTCGCAGACCACCAGGATGTTGTCGGGCCGCACTTCCCGCTTGATGGACTCCAGTTCCTGCATCAGGCGCTCGTCGATGGCCAGGCGGCCGGCCGTGTCGAGGATGATCACGTCCCGCTGGGTCCGGGCCGCCTCCGACAGGGCATCCCGGCATATCTTCACGGGGTCCTCGCCGCGGCGGCTGTAGACGGGGACCTCGAGCTGGTTCCCGATGAACTCCAGCTGATCGATGGCGGCGGGGCGGTACACGTCGGCGGCCACCATCATCGGCCGCCGTCCCTGCTTTTCCAGAAACCGGGCCAGTTTCCCGGCCGTGGTGGTCTTGCCGGAGCCCTGGAGACCCACCAGCATGACGACCGAAGGGTGGCCGGAGCGGAAGCGGAGATGGGTGTCGACGGGGCCGAGCAGGCCGATCAGTTCGTCCTCGCAGATCTTGACGAAGATGTCGGAGGCGGAGACCCGCATCTTCTGGTCGCCGGTCTTCACCCGGACCTGGACGGTCTCCCCGACGGCCTTCTCCTTGACCTGTGCGAGGAACTTCTTCACCACGGGGAGGGCCACGTCCGCCTCGAGGAGGGACCGCCGCACGTCCCCCAGGACGTCGTCGATGGTGTCCTCGGTGAGGACCTCGAGGCCCCGCAGCTTGTTCTTGACCGTCGTGAACCCTCTCGTCAATATGTCCAGCAT is a genomic window of Acidobacteriota bacterium containing:
- the ffh gene encoding signal recognition particle protein, with amino-acid sequence MLDILTRGFTTVKNKLRGLEVLTEDTIDDVLGDVRRSLLEADVALPVVKKFLAQVKEKAVGETVQVRVKTGDQKMRVSASDIFVKICEDELIGLLGPVDTHLRFRSGHPSVVMLVGLQGSGKTTTAGKLARFLEKQGRRPMMVAADVYRPAAIDQLEFIGNQLEVPVYSRRGEDPVKICRDALSEAARTQRDVIILDTAGRLAIDERLMQELESIKREVRPDNILVVCDAMIGQDAVKMSTEFNRRLDVDGFIMTKLDGDTRGGSTLSVKEVTGKPIKFVGMGEASDRLEEFRPEGLASRMLGFGDVVGLVRDFEELVDQQKAEEDTMRMLQGGFTLADYVEQIRTLKKMGPLSEVMDKLPGMAEAFPNGVQVDDRAMVPIEAMINSMTPRERLEPQLINQSRAARIARGSGRKPHEVRNLIAQYQAMRKIFANLATPATFLGKIPGLKKIDQFLQMRKMANEMMGGEDLSKAMEGMKNPFKKKFQPEFATKSLTGQDWKKLKNKRKAERKARKDQKKRKK